A window of Ruania suaedae contains these coding sequences:
- a CDS encoding PKD domain-containing protein, with amino-acid sequence MSLLAAAGVVLMLAAPGGDDPSGGDDGTSFGADAAEGGFLQWAKETHVREQAVQENVPSSTSYNGWAVPSVSVGVPVTIDGPDGMCVVTDDVAPVAGLVPCDDRPGDEEPAEDDEAEDAPDEPAPVIITVSASDFAELPLVPGGVQIQPENRSWTAVNIDTIAYTSGDPQVLSTQVLGFDVAVRATPVEFAWDFGDGSDPLVTTDPGLPYPDHTVSHIYAAAAEEVSVALTTTWVGEFQVAAQGPWIPIAGTAQTTSVSDPFSVEEIRTRLVPAPVG; translated from the coding sequence ATGAGCCTGCTGGCAGCCGCAGGTGTGGTGCTGATGCTCGCGGCGCCGGGTGGCGACGACCCGAGCGGTGGCGACGATGGCACCTCCTTCGGTGCGGACGCGGCAGAGGGTGGCTTTCTCCAGTGGGCCAAGGAGACCCACGTTCGGGAACAGGCAGTGCAGGAGAACGTTCCGTCGAGCACTAGCTACAACGGGTGGGCCGTGCCTTCGGTAAGTGTCGGCGTCCCCGTGACAATCGATGGCCCCGACGGCATGTGCGTCGTGACCGACGACGTGGCCCCGGTCGCTGGCTTGGTCCCGTGCGACGACCGCCCCGGCGACGAGGAACCCGCCGAGGACGACGAAGCTGAGGACGCTCCGGACGAGCCGGCACCGGTGATCATCACCGTCTCCGCATCCGACTTCGCGGAACTGCCGTTGGTCCCGGGCGGGGTCCAGATCCAGCCGGAGAACCGCTCGTGGACCGCCGTCAACATCGACACGATCGCCTACACCTCCGGTGATCCGCAGGTCCTGAGCACCCAGGTGCTCGGCTTCGACGTCGCGGTCCGGGCCACGCCGGTGGAGTTCGCCTGGGACTTCGGCGACGGTTCGGACCCGCTTGTCACCACCGATCCGGGGTTGCCCTATCCCGATCACACCGTCTCCCACATCTACGCAGCAGCTGCCGAGGAGGTCTCGGTCGCGCTGACCACCACCTGGGTGGGGGAGTTCCAGGTTGCCGCTCAGGGCCCCTGGATCCCGATCGCGGGCACCGCACAGACCACCAGCGTCTCCGACCCCTTCAGCGTGGAGGAGATCCGCACCCGACTGGTGCCCGCCCCGGTCGGATAG
- a CDS encoding Gfo/Idh/MocA family protein, whose translation MTNTIRVALAGLGFGAEFIPIYQAHPDAELVAVCQRSEGALTTTADRFDIPGRYTSFDAMLANPDIDAVHINTPIPDHAAQSIAALRAGKHVACTVPMATTVEECRAIVRAAQESGRNYMMMETVVYSREFLYAKQLVEEGTIGRIQFMRGAHHQEMAGWPGYWEGLPPMHYATHAVSPILALTGTLVDSVVCQGSGRISPELTAKYGSPFAVESALLTLRDSPVAAEVARSLFETAREYVESFTVFGEKATFEWEQTQGSGHVLHVGEDPRPVEIPDFAHLLPAEIAPFTTHGVYDAETNQHLSFTQGAGHGGSHPHLAHEFLRSIVEERPSAIDAPTAANWTSVGICAHESAMADGARVQLPDFAKVPA comes from the coding sequence ATGACAAACACGATCCGTGTAGCACTTGCAGGGCTCGGCTTCGGAGCCGAATTCATCCCCATCTACCAGGCGCACCCCGACGCCGAGCTAGTCGCCGTGTGCCAGCGCTCCGAAGGGGCGCTGACCACGACGGCCGACCGGTTCGACATCCCGGGCCGGTACACGAGCTTCGATGCGATGCTCGCCAACCCGGACATCGACGCCGTCCACATCAACACCCCGATCCCCGATCACGCGGCCCAGTCGATCGCAGCTCTGCGGGCCGGCAAGCACGTGGCGTGCACGGTGCCGATGGCCACCACGGTCGAGGAGTGCCGGGCGATCGTCCGCGCCGCGCAGGAGAGCGGGCGCAACTACATGATGATGGAGACGGTCGTCTACTCCCGCGAGTTCCTCTACGCCAAGCAGCTGGTCGAGGAGGGCACGATCGGGCGCATCCAGTTCATGCGCGGCGCGCACCACCAGGAGATGGCCGGTTGGCCCGGCTACTGGGAGGGCCTGCCGCCCATGCACTACGCCACGCACGCCGTCAGCCCGATCCTCGCGCTCACCGGCACGCTGGTCGACAGCGTGGTCTGCCAGGGGTCGGGGCGCATCTCCCCCGAACTGACGGCGAAGTACGGCTCCCCGTTCGCCGTCGAGTCGGCCCTGCTGACCCTGCGCGACTCCCCCGTGGCCGCCGAGGTGGCCCGGTCGCTGTTCGAGACCGCACGTGAGTACGTCGAGAGCTTCACCGTCTTCGGCGAGAAGGCCACGTTCGAGTGGGAGCAGACCCAGGGTTCGGGCCACGTGCTGCACGTCGGCGAGGACCCACGACCGGTCGAGATCCCCGACTTCGCCCACCTGCTGCCGGCCGAGATCGCCCCCTTCACCACCCACGGGGTCTACGACGCCGAGACCAACCAGCACCTGTCCTTCACCCAGGGCGCCGGCCACGGGGGCTCCCACCCCCACCTCGCGCACGAGTTCCTGCGCAGCATCGTCGAGGAGCGACCCAGCGCCATCGACGCCCCGACCGCCGCGAACTGGACCTCGGTCGGCATCTGCGCGCACGAGTCGGCCATGGCCGACGGCGCCCGGGTGCAGCTCCCCGACTTCGCCAAGGTTCCCGCATGA
- a CDS encoding sugar phosphate isomerase/epimerase family protein — MSTRPGSHDDGPRLAIATICFDGFGDENFEPTFAHAPEIGVSEIEFNAWYPRTLTPAGLDSMLDRCEQTGLRPATLQVSPIAPGPDSADLTREVSRWLWLMAAADRLGVTMIKATGSGRDTRGGLAGVIDLMREIVPIAAERGLVIAAENHFGNVLEHPQDYDELFAAVDSPALGMCLDTGHLVASGHDPAAIAERYAGKLIHLDLKDCAAPDGHSANFVRFGDGVVDFDATLSTAIDGGYTGYLVIELPLIDRSTMAADLRAGAELASRHIPSPHPLNRK; from the coding sequence ATGAGCACCAGGCCAGGAAGTCACGACGACGGCCCTCGCCTCGCGATCGCCACGATCTGTTTCGACGGGTTCGGGGACGAGAACTTCGAGCCCACCTTCGCTCATGCGCCCGAGATCGGGGTCAGCGAGATCGAGTTCAACGCCTGGTACCCGCGCACGCTCACACCGGCGGGCCTGGACTCGATGCTCGATCGCTGCGAGCAGACCGGCCTGCGCCCGGCCACGCTGCAGGTCTCCCCGATCGCCCCCGGCCCGGACAGCGCCGACCTCACCCGTGAGGTCTCGCGCTGGCTGTGGCTGATGGCGGCCGCAGATCGGCTGGGCGTGACGATGATCAAGGCCACCGGCTCGGGCCGGGACACCCGCGGCGGGCTCGCCGGCGTGATCGACCTGATGCGCGAGATCGTCCCGATCGCCGCCGAACGTGGGCTGGTGATCGCCGCGGAGAACCATTTCGGCAACGTGCTCGAGCATCCCCAGGACTATGACGAGCTGTTCGCGGCCGTGGACTCCCCCGCGCTGGGGATGTGCCTGGACACCGGGCACTTGGTCGCCTCCGGGCACGACCCGGCCGCGATCGCCGAACGCTACGCCGGCAAGCTCATCCATCTCGACCTCAAGGACTGCGCCGCCCCGGACGGGCACAGCGCGAACTTCGTCCGCTTCGGCGACGGCGTCGTCGACTTCGACGCCACCCTCTCCACCGCCATCGACGGCGGATACACCGGGTATCTCGTGATCGAGCTGCCCCTCATCGACCGCTCGACGATGGCGGCCGATCTTCGGGCGGGAGCCGAGCTGGCCTCCCGTCACATCCCCTCCCCCCACCCCCTCAACAGAAAGTAG
- a CDS encoding cupin domain-containing protein, translating to MAEMPTVKDTRELTAYRITAEDTVVLCPLTGPVDGSPTSVFFEVWDPLGVQSDNSHPASVEIFFIVQGEGLAQSDEHRVSVSAGDVLVLPATSVHHIQNTSATERLYAVTIMCHDLGSQPQDSPMSGFYELVTAGVPVELDAQAREVFHRNAGRIASFAAAH from the coding sequence ATGGCTGAGATGCCCACCGTCAAGGACACCCGCGAGCTGACCGCCTACCGGATCACCGCCGAGGACACGGTGGTGCTGTGCCCGCTCACCGGCCCGGTGGACGGCTCCCCCACCAGCGTGTTCTTCGAGGTGTGGGATCCCCTGGGGGTCCAGTCGGACAACTCCCACCCGGCCTCGGTGGAGATCTTCTTCATCGTGCAGGGCGAGGGGCTCGCACAGTCGGACGAGCACCGCGTGTCCGTCTCAGCCGGGGACGTGCTGGTGCTGCCGGCCACGTCGGTGCACCACATCCAGAACACCTCGGCCACCGAGCGGCTGTATGCGGTGACGATCATGTGCCACGACCTCGGCTCCCAGCCGCAGGATTCCCCCATGTCCGGCTTCTACGAGTTGGTCACCGCCGGTGTGCCGGTGGAGCTGGACGCCCAGGCGCGGGAGGTCTTCCACCGCAACGCCGGCCGGATCGCCTCGTTCGCGGCCGCCCACTGA
- a CDS encoding PIN domain-containing protein, translating to MSPPRPRRTPGGDRPTAPARQDRRRSRSLAFARGFHTWLSDHQHDIAITTVSIAELLHGAQRLPPGRRRSGLLAAIEHLVISAGSRVYDFDAAAASAYAALRTEGERRGRPGTTEDLMIAGICQARGATLATRNVRDLAGSGLDLLDPWQQEH from the coding sequence GTGAGTCCGCCTCGGCCGAGACGGACTCCCGGCGGCGATAGGCCGACAGCGCCCGCACGACAAGACCGACGTCGATCCCGATCACTAGCGTTCGCACGGGGTTTCCACACCTGGCTCTCCGATCACCAGCATGACATCGCGATCACGACGGTCTCGATCGCCGAACTGCTCCACGGTGCCCAGCGGCTACCTCCCGGACGCCGCCGCAGCGGCCTCTTGGCCGCGATCGAGCACCTCGTCATCTCAGCCGGGAGCCGGGTCTACGACTTCGACGCGGCCGCAGCGAGCGCCTACGCGGCGTTGCGGACCGAGGGCGAGCGACGCGGCCGGCCAGGGACCACCGAGGACCTGATGATCGCCGGCATCTGTCAAGCACGGGGAGCCACGCTCGCCACGCGCAACGTGCGCGACCTCGCCGGATCCGGTCTCGACCTGCTCGACCCCTGGCAGCAGGAGCACTGA
- a CDS encoding XylR family transcriptional regulator produces the protein MVDDVRSTHVALLVETSNAYARGLLRGVHEYVAAHRDWSLYLVEHSRLDTDFSWLEGWHGHGVLARIENPETAAFIRRLGLPTVDLSAGRLLPELPGAETDDDHIARWAVEHFAERGITNYAFCGDPRYGWSVKRGSGFAEHADRHGSPAHEFTMRPTGTRAADRDRLAGWLMDLPKPVGVLACYDIAGHEVLEACKVADLAVPDEVAVVGVDNDELLGTLSSPALSSIEPDTRRTGYLAAELLDRMMAGEPVEPGLRLIPPVRVVARQSSDLLSVDDELVAHALRYVRDRADINITVPQVLREVGLSRRALDLRFVKQVGRTVHAEILRVRMNRVAELLTTTDWTLPRIAERLDFRHAEYMGAAFKKQMGRSPGRYRRDVTGSIGRQDGWR, from the coding sequence ATGGTCGATGACGTCCGTTCCACTCACGTCGCGCTCCTCGTGGAGACCTCCAACGCCTACGCGCGAGGGCTGCTACGCGGCGTGCACGAGTACGTCGCCGCCCATCGGGACTGGTCGCTGTACCTGGTCGAGCACTCCCGGCTCGACACCGACTTCTCCTGGCTCGAGGGCTGGCACGGGCACGGGGTGCTGGCCCGGATCGAGAACCCGGAGACGGCCGCCTTCATCCGACGGCTCGGGCTGCCCACGGTGGATCTGAGCGCGGGCCGGCTGTTACCCGAGCTGCCCGGGGCCGAGACCGACGACGACCACATCGCACGCTGGGCGGTGGAGCACTTCGCCGAGCGCGGCATCACCAACTACGCCTTCTGCGGGGACCCGCGGTACGGCTGGTCGGTCAAGCGGGGAAGCGGATTCGCCGAGCACGCCGACCGGCACGGCTCGCCCGCGCACGAGTTCACGATGCGCCCCACCGGAACCCGCGCCGCCGACCGGGACAGGCTCGCCGGCTGGCTGATGGACCTACCCAAACCCGTGGGCGTGCTCGCCTGCTACGACATCGCCGGCCACGAGGTGCTGGAGGCGTGCAAGGTAGCCGATCTGGCCGTTCCCGACGAGGTCGCCGTGGTCGGCGTGGACAACGACGAGCTGCTCGGCACCCTGTCCTCCCCGGCATTGTCGAGCATCGAGCCGGACACCCGCCGCACCGGCTACCTGGCCGCGGAGCTGCTGGACCGGATGATGGCCGGCGAACCCGTGGAGCCCGGCCTGCGGCTGATCCCGCCGGTGCGGGTGGTGGCCCGCCAGTCCTCGGACCTGCTCTCGGTCGACGACGAGCTCGTGGCCCACGCGCTGCGGTACGTGCGCGACCGCGCTGACATCAACATCACCGTGCCGCAGGTGCTGCGCGAGGTGGGCCTGTCCCGCCGGGCGCTGGACCTGCGGTTCGTCAAGCAAGTGGGCCGCACGGTGCACGCTGAGATCCTGCGCGTGCGGATGAACCGGGTGGCCGAACTGCTCACCACCACCGACTGGACCCTCCCCCGGATTGCGGAGCGCCTGGACTTCCGCCACGCCGAGTACATGGGGGCCGCGTTCAAGAAGCAGATGGGCCGCTCGCCCGGGCGCTACCGGCGCGACGTCACCGGCTCGATCGGACGTCAGGACGGGTGGCGCTGA
- a CDS encoding alpha/beta hydrolase, with translation MRHAQLLTAVLAGLLALAGCTGTTEQQETGPVRVEYGSAPEQFGDLSVPEGAAPDEPRPAVVLIHGGFWQDAYELGLMEPLAADLAGRGYVVWNIEYRKVGEPGGGYPGTMEDVAAAVDHLAVLAEEHPIDLEQVAVVGHSAGGHLSLWSGTREDPAVQPALVVGQAPVADLAAAAGADLGGTAVTDFMGAAPNQDPEAYAAASPAQRLPGNAPQLIVQGGVDTIVPPAYVAGYVEQAQEAGAEIEYVVSESADHFAVISPEHASWDAVVERLPSVE, from the coding sequence ATGCGACACGCGCAACTCCTGACGGCGGTACTCGCCGGCCTGCTCGCGCTCGCCGGGTGCACCGGCACCACCGAGCAGCAGGAGACCGGCCCGGTGCGGGTCGAGTACGGGTCGGCGCCGGAGCAATTCGGCGACCTGAGCGTGCCCGAGGGTGCGGCGCCGGACGAGCCCCGCCCCGCCGTCGTACTCATCCATGGCGGCTTCTGGCAGGACGCCTACGAGCTGGGCCTGATGGAACCGCTGGCCGCGGACCTGGCGGGGCGCGGGTACGTGGTGTGGAACATCGAGTACCGCAAGGTCGGCGAACCGGGCGGTGGATACCCGGGCACGATGGAGGACGTCGCCGCCGCGGTCGACCACCTGGCCGTACTGGCCGAGGAGCACCCGATCGACCTGGAGCAAGTCGCCGTGGTGGGTCACTCGGCCGGTGGCCACCTGAGCCTGTGGTCCGGCACCCGCGAGGACCCGGCGGTGCAGCCGGCGCTCGTGGTCGGGCAGGCGCCGGTGGCCGATCTGGCGGCCGCGGCCGGCGCGGACCTGGGCGGGACCGCCGTCACCGATTTCATGGGCGCCGCCCCGAACCAGGACCCGGAAGCGTATGCGGCGGCCTCCCCCGCACAGCGGCTCCCCGGCAACGCCCCGCAGCTGATCGTGCAGGGCGGTGTGGACACGATCGTTCCGCCCGCCTACGTGGCCGGGTACGTCGAGCAGGCCCAGGAGGCCGGTGCCGAGATCGAGTACGTGGTGAGCGAGAGCGCCGACCACTTCGCGGTGATCTCCCCCGAGCACGCATCGTGGGATGCGGTAGTCGAGCGGCTGCCCTCGGTGGAGTGA
- a CDS encoding DUF6318 family protein encodes MDPPERPAEMEEETVEGAIAAAEYFVELYPYVYASGDLEEWDALSDEGCGFCTNVRDRATELHADGGYAEGGEVEVYSSDGGGPYDGLYSVTLGVRTAESRHLQSDGSNASFEADDRPDFSLTMAWNRQQWSVMGVQVGEAAS; translated from the coding sequence GTGGACCCTCCCGAGCGGCCCGCGGAGATGGAGGAGGAGACGGTCGAGGGGGCGATCGCGGCGGCGGAGTACTTCGTTGAGTTGTATCCGTACGTGTATGCCAGCGGCGACCTGGAGGAGTGGGACGCTCTCAGCGACGAGGGGTGTGGTTTCTGCACCAATGTGAGAGACCGGGCAACGGAGCTTCATGCGGACGGTGGGTATGCCGAGGGTGGCGAGGTGGAGGTCTACTCGAGCGATGGTGGTGGGCCCTATGACGGCCTCTACAGCGTGACACTCGGAGTGAGAACTGCGGAGTCGCGCCACCTTCAGAGCGACGGATCTAACGCTAGCTTCGAAGCCGACGATCGCCCGGACTTCAGTCTCACGATGGCCTGGAACCGACAACAATGGTCCGTCATGGGAGTCCAGGTGGGCGAGGCAGCCTCATGA
- a CDS encoding MFS transporter has protein sequence MTRPPIPTEIKVLVAAAFVIAIGFGLVSPVLPAYARSFDVGVAAASVVVSAFAFFRLVFAPAGGALVARLGERPIYLAGLVIVALSSLATAFAQSYVQLLILRGVGGIGSTMFTVSAMALVVRLAPPEIRGRCSSAYATAFLLGGMLGPVLGGLLAELGLRVPFVVYAIFLFAAAAIVAVRLRGARMRPAPDDPQRPAMRVSEAWADRTFRAALASGFANGWCNFGVRVAVLPQLAVAVHDTTWVAGAALASASVGTAGALQFSGRWADRAGRRPVVLMGLVVTAVGIGVMGVATSLPALIAVSVFSGVGAGLLNPAQQASLADVVGNERSGSKVLAAFQMSQDSGAILGPILIGVVADQAGFGWAFAVTGVVALAATLPWLRAPETAPIRPAD, from the coding sequence GTGACCCGGCCACCCATCCCTACCGAGATCAAGGTGCTGGTGGCAGCGGCGTTCGTGATCGCCATCGGGTTCGGTCTCGTCTCCCCGGTGCTGCCCGCCTACGCACGCTCCTTCGACGTCGGGGTGGCCGCCGCCTCGGTGGTGGTGAGTGCCTTCGCCTTCTTCCGGCTGGTGTTCGCGCCTGCCGGCGGCGCGCTGGTGGCGCGCCTGGGGGAGCGGCCGATCTACCTGGCCGGACTCGTGATCGTGGCGCTGAGCTCGCTGGCGACGGCGTTCGCCCAGTCCTACGTGCAGCTGTTGATCCTGCGTGGGGTCGGTGGGATCGGCTCGACGATGTTCACCGTCTCGGCGATGGCGCTGGTGGTGCGGCTCGCGCCGCCGGAGATCCGCGGACGGTGCTCCTCGGCCTACGCGACGGCGTTCCTGCTGGGCGGGATGCTGGGCCCGGTGCTCGGTGGGTTGCTCGCCGAACTGGGCCTGCGGGTGCCGTTCGTGGTCTATGCGATCTTCCTGTTCGCCGCGGCCGCGATCGTGGCGGTCCGGCTGCGCGGTGCCCGGATGCGGCCGGCGCCGGATGATCCCCAGCGGCCGGCGATGCGGGTCTCCGAGGCGTGGGCCGACCGCACCTTCCGGGCGGCGCTGGCCTCGGGCTTCGCGAACGGCTGGTGCAACTTCGGGGTGCGGGTGGCCGTGCTGCCCCAGCTCGCGGTGGCCGTGCATGACACCACGTGGGTGGCGGGCGCTGCGTTGGCGAGCGCCTCGGTGGGCACGGCCGGCGCGTTGCAGTTCTCGGGCCGGTGGGCCGACCGGGCCGGACGGCGGCCCGTGGTGCTGATGGGCCTCGTGGTCACGGCGGTCGGGATCGGGGTGATGGGCGTGGCGACGTCGCTGCCCGCCTTGATCGCGGTGTCGGTGTTCTCCGGGGTGGGGGCCGGGCTGCTCAATCCCGCCCAGCAGGCGTCGCTGGCGGATGTGGTGGGCAATGAGCGCAGCGGCAGCAAGGTGCTCGCCGCGTTCCAGATGTCGCAGGATTCGGGAGCGATTCTCGGGCCGATCCTCATCGGGGTGGTGGCCGACCAGGCGGGCTTCGGATGGGCGTTCGCCGTGACCGGCGTAGTGGCGCTCGCGGCGACGCTGCCGTGGCTGCGCGCACCGGAGACGGCGCCGATTCGCCCCGCGGACTGA
- a CDS encoding amidohydrolase family protein, with the protein MPRRLSDAVSYVRAGDRDYLLDAAICGVAQWAVDETLAVTEAEAMRTFGLVNQAHLLETDEQLAAQREKFDWYVRAGARGERMIVGHFVHPSEEIVDACAEAGCVVSRQPVANGRLASGAADVIGLRDRGVRLGLGLDDHACSDVSDAWQNMRVGPVPVPRCHWHHRAAAADVLRMQALGAAEIIGVADQVGSLEMGKRADLLVVDPRRPDVGPLHDPLASYVLSMTLRNLRAVYVGAQQVADDGGAHLSADGRLNAEVHERFGPRPELAR; encoded by the coding sequence GTGCCTCGTAGGCTCAGCGACGCCGTCTCCTACGTGCGCGCAGGCGACCGGGACTACCTGCTCGACGCCGCCATCTGCGGGGTAGCGCAGTGGGCGGTGGACGAGACCCTCGCCGTCACCGAGGCCGAGGCGATGCGCACCTTCGGCCTGGTGAACCAGGCGCACCTGCTCGAGACCGACGAACAGCTGGCCGCCCAGCGGGAGAAGTTCGACTGGTACGTGCGCGCCGGGGCGCGCGGTGAGCGGATGATCGTCGGGCACTTCGTCCACCCGAGCGAGGAGATCGTGGACGCCTGCGCCGAGGCGGGCTGCGTCGTCTCGCGGCAGCCGGTGGCCAACGGCCGCCTGGCCTCCGGCGCCGCCGATGTGATCGGCCTCCGGGATCGGGGCGTGCGCCTCGGGCTCGGTCTGGACGACCATGCCTGCTCCGACGTCAGCGACGCCTGGCAGAACATGCGGGTGGGGCCTGTACCAGTCCCGCGCTGCCACTGGCACCACCGCGCTGCGGCCGCCGACGTGCTGCGGATGCAGGCCCTCGGCGCCGCCGAGATCATCGGCGTGGCCGACCAGGTCGGCAGCCTCGAGATGGGCAAGCGCGCCGATCTGCTCGTGGTCGACCCCCGCCGCCCCGACGTGGGCCCGCTGCACGATCCGCTGGCCTCCTACGTGCTCTCGATGACGTTGCGCAACCTGCGCGCCGTCTACGTCGGCGCTCAGCAGGTGGCCGACGACGGCGGAGCCCACCTGAGCGCGGACGGTCGCCTGAACGCCGAGGTCCACGAGCGGTTCGGCCCGCGCCCGGAACTCGCGCGGTGA
- a CDS encoding carbon starvation CstA family protein yields MNAIVLLIVGLAIFAGGYFVYGRYLSRRVLQLDQGFRTPAHTWRDGVDFMPTNKLVLWGHHFTSVAGAAPIVGPAIAVIWGWLPAFCWVTIGTVFFAGMHDLGSLWASARNDGKSMGSLSERYIGRRGANLFLIVIFLLLLMVIAAFAVVIKDLLISTPTAVIPAWGAIPVALLVGVAIYRMKWNLVAVTVGGVLALYSLILLGDRFPVVLPEQILGLTPETFWILALFLYAGIASLLPVWVLLQPRDYINGVQLFVGLGILFTAVLLGAPQLVAPAWNSAVPEGTPSLVPLLFVTIACGAISGFHGMVSSGTTSKQLDTEPDARFVGYFGAVGEGMLALGAIIATTAGFQSLAQWEEVYTAFNEGGVAAFVQGGGNLVNAGLGLPVSLSATVLATMAVLFAATTMDTGVRLLRFVIQEVGEVAGVKVNNVLGTVLVVVIAVALVFSQGADGSGGLTIWPLFGTTNQLLAALTLSIVAIMLMRRRSNPWPALVPLAIVFVMAFYAAAVQVGTFVTDGNWLLLGLDLVIIVATLLVGLEAALGMRRARRDPPDDAAHPGESASAETDSRRR; encoded by the coding sequence ATGAACGCGATCGTGCTGCTCATCGTCGGTCTGGCCATCTTCGCCGGTGGCTACTTCGTCTACGGGCGCTACCTGAGCAGACGCGTGCTGCAGCTCGACCAGGGGTTTCGCACCCCGGCCCACACCTGGCGCGACGGCGTGGACTTCATGCCCACCAACAAGCTCGTGCTGTGGGGCCACCATTTCACCTCGGTGGCCGGTGCCGCACCGATCGTGGGGCCGGCGATCGCGGTGATCTGGGGGTGGCTGCCGGCGTTCTGCTGGGTCACCATCGGCACCGTCTTCTTCGCCGGCATGCACGATCTGGGCTCGCTGTGGGCCTCGGCCCGCAACGACGGGAAATCGATGGGATCGCTCTCCGAGCGCTACATCGGACGCCGCGGGGCCAATCTCTTCCTGATCGTGATCTTCCTGCTGCTGCTGATGGTGATCGCCGCCTTCGCCGTGGTCATCAAGGACCTGCTGATCTCCACCCCCACCGCTGTGATCCCGGCGTGGGGCGCGATCCCGGTGGCGTTGCTGGTCGGGGTGGCGATCTACCGGATGAAGTGGAACCTCGTCGCCGTCACGGTCGGCGGTGTGCTGGCCCTGTACTCCCTCATCCTGCTCGGCGACCGCTTCCCGGTGGTGCTGCCCGAGCAGATCCTGGGCCTGACCCCCGAGACCTTCTGGATCCTCGCGCTGTTCCTCTACGCCGGCATCGCCTCCCTGCTCCCGGTGTGGGTGCTGCTACAGCCGCGCGACTACATCAACGGGGTGCAGTTGTTCGTCGGGCTCGGCATCCTGTTCACCGCCGTGCTGCTCGGCGCGCCCCAGCTGGTGGCCCCGGCCTGGAACTCCGCGGTGCCCGAGGGCACGCCCAGCCTGGTGCCGCTGCTGTTCGTGACCATCGCGTGCGGTGCCATCTCCGGATTCCACGGCATGGTCTCCTCCGGCACCACCTCCAAGCAGCTCGACACCGAGCCCGACGCACGGTTCGTGGGCTACTTCGGCGCCGTCGGTGAGGGCATGCTCGCCCTCGGCGCGATCATCGCCACCACGGCCGGGTTCCAGAGCCTGGCCCAGTGGGAGGAGGTGTACACGGCATTCAACGAGGGCGGCGTCGCGGCCTTCGTGCAGGGCGGCGGCAACCTCGTCAATGCCGGTCTGGGCCTGCCGGTCTCCCTGAGCGCAACGGTGCTGGCCACCATGGCCGTGCTGTTCGCGGCCACCACGATGGACACCGGCGTGCGGCTGCTGCGGTTCGTGATCCAGGAGGTCGGCGAGGTGGCCGGGGTGAAGGTGAACAACGTCCTCGGCACCGTCCTCGTGGTGGTGATCGCCGTGGCCCTCGTCTTCAGCCAGGGCGCCGACGGCTCCGGTGGCCTGACGATCTGGCCGCTGTTCGGCACCACCAATCAGCTGCTCGCCGCCCTGACACTGTCCATCGTCGCCATCATGCTGATGCGCCGGCGGAGCAACCCCTGGCCCGCGCTGGTCCCGCTGGCGATCGTGTTCGTGATGGCGTTCTACGCCGCCGCCGTGCAGGTGGGCACGTTCGTCACCGACGGCAACTGGCTGCTGCTGGGCCTGGACCTGGTCATCATCGTGGCCACGCTGCTGGTGGGGCTCGAGGCGGCGCTCGGGATGCGCCGGGCTCGCCGCGACCCTCCCGACGACGCAGCTCACCCGGGTGAGTCCGCCTCGGCCGAGACGGACTCCCGGCGGCGATAG